CGATCCTGTGGAGAACGCCAAATCGTTTCTGAGACAAGTCAACTACACTAAGGTTGACAATATTTGCGACATAGAAGAGTTCTACAAAACAGCTCCActagaattattaatttcagaTGCATTTTTCGAAAGAACTGATTCCACCTTCCTTTTCTCACCATGCGTGGAACGCGATACCGAAGGCGCATTCCTAACAGAAGCCCCTCTGAGTATACTAAAAAAAGGAAACTACAAGAAGTTACCTCTACTATACGGATTCGCTAATATGGAAGGTTTATTTCGTATCGATTTCTTTGATAGCTGGAAAAACAAGATGAACGAGAACTTTTCTGATTTCCTGACACCTGATTTGAAGTTTCAATCCGAAAGTGAAAGAAAACAAGTCGCTAATGAGATTAAAAAGTTCTATTTTGGTGAGAAGCCGGTGGACAATGATAGCACAATAGCCTTTGTCAATTACTTTTCGGACGTTCTGTTTACTCACCCTATACTCTGGGCAGCGAAGTATTACGTCGAAGGTGGAAACAAGGAAGTTTACTTATATGAATACTCATTTGTTGACGAGGACTCTCCACTGGTACCTCACACTCATTTACGGGGAGCAAGCCATTGTGCACAAACAGCGGCAGTAGTAGATGATGAAGATGAAAGCAAATTGTCACAAAAATATCAGGATATGAAGAAAACTATGCGCGAAATCTGgtacaatttcattaaaactgggtaaatatttttttcattacatatCTGCTCaatgtatacttacttttttgtaatataagccggtaaacgagcatacggatcacctgggtaagcaatcaccgccgcccatggacacccgaaacacaagaggcgttaccgGCACATTGgggtcttttgggggtttaaGGGGAaacgaggattgggaagattggaaaggggagtaGTTGAACCCCCGGTAACttcactcgcacaacgaaatacaacgcacgtcggttttctatgagtttacatttagttatttatattccCTTACTTTGTTGTTTCAGAAAACCTGTACCCGAAGGTTCATTATTGCCTGCGTGGCCAGCAGCAGGACCCGACAGATCACCATATATGAAGCTGAATGAAACGTTGGAACTAGGTGGGATCCTCTTAGAAGAACGAACTCGCTTCTGGGAcgatatttatgaaaaatattaccgAGAACCCGAAGTGCCTCCAGCGTCACCGAAATGCTAAGAAAAATCGTGAAAAGATTATTGTTTAACATTTCACTTGGTATagttattaacattaaatttattaaaatcattaaatactacacctacttttcatcaGATAAAACGTTGGTATAAAgtgtgaaataacgcttgcgttgtttcgctCTGAAAATAATTACGATGGACTTTTAACATCTCTGAAGTTTCTGGTAGTGCTCATCACTTAGTTCcttcacttaccatcagatgatctatTTCTTCGTTTACCCACTATCTATTCCTTACAGACCGGTAGTAAGCGTTGATCGAGTTAAAaaacttacaaacaaaacaagaatTCAACGaactcaataattataattatcgaaAATGTACatcattgttaaaaaatattacattatttttctgCCAGATATTTATGGTTTTCAACAAAAAGTTTTTTgaagtaaaaatgtatttatacggtaacacaaataaataaaccacgTAGTGTATGTAATACAGAAGagtggaaatatattatttacactCTTCCTGCTTTTCCTGGTTATTTTAACGTGGGCTACGAGTATTtattgataaagaaaaaaaaattgtttattcacaCATTTATTCtctcaacaaaaataatttataatacactATAACTTTATAATTACCAGTCTTCTCGATTTAAAAGTTACAAATACATTACACGACTACTGAACATTAAGGATTcgattaataattataatcgatTTGAAGGCTGGTTGATCTAAGCCTAAGACAAGTAGGTTTTAGTAGATTAGTAGATACTAATATTTAAACTCTAGTATAGAGATTAAGTTAAGATATTCTTGGAAAGATACACTCTATTAATTAGACAAAGAATTTTTTGTACGATATAGTGAAGATGGTTTATATATTAAAGTAAGGCCTAtgatcagcagtggacgtcctgTGGCTGATCTGATTATGATGATAGTAATAGTAAAGATTTCTTTACCAACCTTGAAGATTAGACCTGAGATCTTGTAGTTAGCTGGTCTCACTAGAGGCAACGATTGAAACCACTCTTTACAATATATAagaattaataagaaaaaaaatccaaagAATTGTTGTATGAGAAAGGTTTGGGTATTTCAAAGCTTGGCACTGGTGGTGGTGAGGCGTCCCTGTAGTGCTTTTGGTAGATTTCGTCCCAGAACCTGGTACTTTCTTCCACGTACATGTTGTGTAGCTGGACGTTAAGGTCTAGGGACAGGTAGGGCGCCCTCCCCGCGCCAGCTGGTGGCCACTCGGGCAATACTGAGTCTTCGGGCACAGGCTTACTGAAAGTTATATAAAGAAGATAAGAATGGTGTAATTGCAAAACCGAAAAGTCAAGAATTACTTAACAGAAGAAATGCAaggtacttatatttatatttttcattcgtgatcatggcgcttgcaacagtgccgaactatcgggaaactcatagacatgataaatatcccgtttcgagttctaatactagtgctAGGTATAGATAATGTACAAAAATCAATTGCAGAATGTGCATTAGGTCATCTGGCGAACAATACATGTTTAATTTGGGCTGATGTGCTCATCTCTCTGTTTATGCCTTCGAGTCACAACAaaaatcatataattatgtGGCTTTCTTTGTCTTCACCATTGCCGCAAACCTTCCTTATTACAAAAACGTGAAAAGTGAATTATAAAAGCAGTGCTCACCCAGACACGATAAAGCTGTGCCAAATTTTACGAACTATGGCCCTCATATTCCGATATTCAGGAGTCGAGAAGCTTTCACTTTTGCCATTCATATTATCTAACCACGCAATCGACTGAGCACCATGTTCAGCACTTCGTTTTATACTATGGCTGTCTGTAGTACTTCCATTGTCGGAAAATGTATACTCATATAAATAAACTTCTTTGTGTCCAGCCTCCGCATGCAACTTCACAGCTCGAAGCATAGGATAAGTAAATAGAACATCGGAGAAAAAGTCAATATATCCAAACACTGTATCTTTATGTACCGGTTCATTCCCAAAATAAAACTTCTTAACACTTAGGGCTACTTCTTCCTTTTCTGCTTCAGATTTAAACGCCAAGTCAGCTGGCAGAAAATCAGAAAACTTGTCATTCATCTTTTCTTTCCAAATATCAAACATGTCTATTCGAAGTAAACCTTCCATGCTCGAGAAGCCATACAATATGGGTACCTTCACGTAGTTGCCCTTCTTCAGTATTCGTAGAGGAGATTCTACCAAGAATGCTTCAGCTCCTGTGGCACGCTCCACACAAGGCGCGAAAACAAAAGTAGAGTCAGTTTGATCGAACAACGTAAGTGATGTCAACAGCTCCATCGAAGCTGTTCTATAGAATAGATCTAAAGCATAAGTGTCATCGGTTTTCCTGAAATTTAGTCTTCTGGCGTGATTCTTTGCAGTTTCTAAAGGATCTCTTTGTACTGCAAACGCGGCAAGGCTCCCACCGCTCTCAGGTATAACTCGGTGAAACAGTCCCGTGGCTAAATTAGAGAGCATTATAAGGTCGACTGCAGCAGAACCTGCGCTACTACCGGCCAGTGTGACGTCATTAGGATTTCCTCCGAAACTGGCAATATTTTCTTGCACCCAGCGCAGCAGAGCTACCTGATCTTTGATGCCAGCATTTCCTGGAGCGCCTTCTGTGCCTAGACAAAGAAACCCGTGTACGCTGAGGCGGTAGTTGAACGTGACCATAATTATGTCGTTTGACTTCATTAGCTGGGTACCTTTATTCATGTTTCCATAACCAATTAAGAAAGCGCCTCCGTGAACGTATACAAGGACTGACAGGTTTTTTTCGACAGTGTCTGGCACAAAAACATTGGCAACCAAACAATTTTCCTGCATCCTTACGTGTTCCAACAGCAGTTCAAcaactattttgttttgtggaCAGATGATGCTCCTGTCTATGGCCTCAAACGGTTTCTTCCAGGTTGGTGGTGGAAGAGGTGCCTGGAGAAagaaaaacatagctgagtAACTGGTTACTTTAGAATTGATTACGAAACCTGTTGTTTACAGCTTACACCAGTACACTTCCTAAATAAGAGAGACACAAGAGTCATTTTACCTTAAATTTGTCAACACCAACAGGTGCTGTGGCGTAGGGTATGTTGTAAAACGCGTACACTTCTTCATTCGGCTGTTTGAGTCCGCGCACGGGTCCTTGCGGCGTATTCACTTGCAGCCAATCTTCGTTAGCCGAAATAGCTAGCACACTCACTAGAAATACACACGTCTGCAGCTGCATTATCACGATAATAGACTGACCTCAtagtaaaattacaaaacaatcaaTGGAGTAgccttattttcttttgttgatACAATTAACATGATCGTTGAATATGAGATTGCTATCTCGAAACACTAACACTATTGTGTCACCTGTGACTACGTGTCTGAAATGTTTGTGTTATCCATTCACTATTTTACTATTGTCTTCATAGTTACGTTATTTACGGATTAAAAACATACACATCCCTTTTCTTGGTAGATTTTTTCAGTTATGGTAATAATTTACGAAATGTTAGAAAACTTTATCTtgcaatattaaatataaaaatgcacttccatccccatcatatagatcgTTGGCAGACCACGACTGGGCACATCTGACGAAACTTTCTGTcttgcacagcaaaactgtaCAATCGAGTTGTTGTCGGCTGTATTTCCAAACCTTCAACCGGCAACCTGTatttcctctggtgttgcaggtgtccatatGCGTGTTAATCATCTCCGCCTGATAAGTAACGAATGTTATAATGCTATGTTGGTGTCCTGCGTTTCATTGCTCTCATATTTAGATAAGGCGCTTACagataacaattaaattaaagataacaagaaaaataaataaaatagcacacgtaaatctttttataaaattgcactttaaaatatttgataatttaaGGAATATAGGAAACACTTACAatgataatttaatacatatgtacttaaataCCCAAGGTAATGTTAACAGTAACTAGTCTTAACCAGAGACCACATATAATAGCCCAAACTGTTTAAAACGTTTACTTGTTGCTTAAATTATAAGGAAACTAAGAAGGTAAataatgtaagtattgttaGTAACATGCCACTTAGCCAAACCCATGAATGATAGGATCAAAGAAATATATCACATACTTTATTGTCCCAACATTCGCTTCACATTGTTCGTCCAAAACATAAATCAATTACAAAGGAGACAAACAACTTTGGCAGCATCGCGCCAACGAACCAATATGAGATTGGAAGTAGAGTCGAAACAATAGGCTAACAGCCGAGATAAGTCTTTAACTTAATTAACTCCCGAAGGCTTCGGCATAATTAACTTCGAAGCTTTTGGAAGTGGGGTATTATACATACGTATACAGGCACAATGGTGTGCGTGTATCAGAGGAAGGGTAGTGGGAGAAGGGGGGGCTGATTTATAACTGGTGTAAATGAAAGTGTGACGCGGATGCGGACGTCCCCGGGTCCCAAACACGACCGCTTTTTGTGATGTTATCTTAGGATTCACAACAATTCGCTGAGCCGCCGCCTGCTACGTGACCAGAGTCGCGTTGTTCCACTATTTAACTGAGTAGTTTTGCCCTCCGATACTTTTATTGTGCCATAAATCCACTCTTATTGCTTCAAATGACTCAAAAGTTGGAACTATCGCTTTACAGTAGCTTTGAAGTGTCTTGTgctgttgttatttattgtttttgtgatcTTTCTGTATATTGGAGTGGAAGGAAGATAGGTTAATTTTAATCCTACTTTATCCTAGTTAAATACACCACGTTGACGAATGATTCAAACAGCGTTGGAGCCCATTTGTCAGCCCATTGTCAGCCTGTATCTATACAACTGCTGGAAATAGGCCTCTCTTCTCTTCTACAGCTTAAACACTTACCATAAACCTTCACAGGAAAGCTAGaacaatataaacaaagtaaattatGACACCAAGCCATTTCCCCTCACTACATTCCGGACCTTTACGAAAATTACCTCACCGCTCATCCCTCggctaaatattaataaataatctttgtATCGGGACCGGATAAAAACGGATACATGCGCTaagttttattaacattaatgGTATTAGATTGTACGCGTGATAAATGATCGATACTTCCGTCACGATCGTAAATATTAGGCTTGATTTTACCCGCAGTTCATAAAGTGGATAAATTGTAGGTATCTATACTGGGAACATTTTTCTTATAGGTGTGGTTCGACGCCAGAAAAcagtgttttataattaaaattttcccaaattaaaacatttacgtATACGAGTAACATGCCTGAAGTCAATCGAGGTGCATAAATGTGTCAACTGAAATTTTCACCTGTTATGTTGAGAGTCCCATGGGACTAGAGACGTTGACCCCTTGGAAGGAGTGTATGGTTTTAGTCGGTAAAAATCCGACATAACCTGCTATTTGACGCACATCGTAAGACAAAAGGCATACCTTAAGATTTTCACACGTATGTATAAAAAAGAGACGTTGATATTGCGGACCAGCATAGATACTACGGAGCATAATTTAAGTctccttatatttatttttttgaataaagaaGCTTGATCAACGTGGTGTTCTGACCACAGGTTCTGACAGACATTTTCTTCTTATGTGAACACTCCCGTATGTTAGCGCACACCACTACCTACTTCATTATAAATAAGcttgttataacatttttttctcaccttttaaacctaaCTTGGACTTCGACAAACAATTAAAGAttacaacaattaaaattagACAAGTCGTTTTTGAGTTTTAGCGACAGCGAcaactaacgaacagcaatagatttttatatatgtatagatagattaatAAGGAAACTGCATTCAGTATACAATTTACAGTACCTAACAATAAACGTTTCCTATGATATGATCTATTAGTCAATCCAGCATCGGGACGTTCGCGAACCAACATGTCATAGAACAATGATGAGTGACAGTACATCTGACCCAATCAATCTTTATTGGAAGATTTCATTGATAATATCAACATTTCCGCTgtcatttttactttaaaactctAATGGTTACTAATAGCTAACATTT
The genomic region above belongs to Spodoptera frugiperda isolate SF20-4 chromosome 12, AGI-APGP_CSIRO_Sfru_2.0, whole genome shotgun sequence and contains:
- the LOC118262600 gene encoding esterase FE4-like; this encodes MKCIVCVFLFYLAVVMTTEEWREVKIAQGTLRGRKHPETDVFVFYGVPYATTPVGVNKFKAPLPPPQWSEPYDAIDENIACPQHGLLGEYNYQSFRIEEDCLIANIYVPETDKKNLSVVVYVHGGGFVLGFGNMIKPLHLLEKKDIIAVTFNYRLGIHGFLCLGTEDAPGNAGMKDQVALLKWVHQNIASFGGNPDDVTLVGNSAGSASVDLLMLSKAAEGLFHRAVPESGGNLAAFTIQSDPVENAKSFLRQVNYTKVDNICDIEEFYKTAPLELLISDAFFERTDSTFLFSPCVERDTEGAFLTEAPLSILKKGNYKKLPLLYGFANMEGLFRIDFFDSWKNKMNENFSDFLTPDLKFQSESERKQVANEIKKFYFGEKPVDNDSTIAFVNYFSDVLFTHPILWAAKYYVEGGNKEVYLYEYSFVDEDSPLVPHTHLRGASHCAQTAAVVDDEDESKLSQKYQDMKKTMREIWYNFIKTGKPVPEGSLLPAWPAAGPDRSPYMKLNETLELGGILLEERTRFWDDIYEKYYREPEVPPASPKC
- the LOC118263068 gene encoding cholinesterase 1; this translates as MQLQTCVFLVSVLAISANEDWLQVNTPQGPVRGLKQPNEEVYAFYNIPYATAPVGVDKFKAPLPPPTWKKPFEAIDRSIICPQNKIVVELLLEHVRMQENCLVANVFVPDTVEKNLSVLVYVHGGAFLIGYGNMNKGTQLMKSNDIIMVTFNYRLSVHGFLCLGTEGAPGNAGIKDQVALLRWVQENIASFGGNPNDVTLAGSSAGSAAVDLIMLSNLATGLFHRVIPESGGSLAAFAVQRDPLETAKNHARRLNFRKTDDTYALDLFYRTASMELLTSLTLFDQTDSTFVFAPCVERATGAEAFLVESPLRILKKGNYVKVPILYGFSSMEGLLRIDMFDIWKEKMNDKFSDFLPADLAFKSEAEKEEVALSVKKFYFGNEPVHKDTVFGYIDFFSDVLFTYPMLRAVKLHAEAGHKEVYLYEYTFSDNGSTTDSHSIKRSAEHGAQSIAWLDNMNGKSESFSTPEYRNMRAIVRKIWHSFIVSGKPVPEDSVLPEWPPAGAGRAPYLSLDLNVQLHNMYVEESTRFWDEIYQKHYRDASPPPVPSFEIPKPFSYNNSLDFFSY